Part of the Mycolicibacterium thermoresistibile genome, CCAGCTCGGTGGACACCCGCACCGAAGTGCTGATCCAGCATGCGATGACCGAGTTACGGCGGGACCGAACGAGTTTCATCATCGCGCACCGGTTGTCGACCGTCCGCGACGCCGATCTGATCCTGGTTCTCGAGGAGGGCCGCATCGTCGAACGGGGCAGCCACGACGAGTTGATGGCCCGCCGCGGCGAATACTGGGCCATGACCCAGGCCTGAACCGGATTTCGGCCCGGCGGCACGGGTGACCGCCTATCGTCGGCGCCATGACCACCGTGCACACCTTCTGCCGGTACTGTCTGGCCGCGTGCGGCGTCGAGGTCACCGTCGAGGACAACCGGGTCGTCAATATCTCCGCGGACAGGGCCAATCCGCACACCTGGCACGATTTCTGCGCGAAGGGCCGCACCGCCCACCAGGTCGTCGAGCATCCGCGGCGCATCCTGGCCCCCATGCGCCGGGTGGGCGACCGCTATGTCGAGGCCGACTGGGACGAGGCGATCACCGACATCGCGACCCGGTTGAACGCGCTCATCGACGCCGACGGCCCGGACGCGATCGGTTTGTACTACGGCAACCCTACCGGCTATTCGACGTCCAACCTCATCTTCATGAACGCGTGGCTGGACGCCGTCGGCACCAACAACCGCTACGCCGTCGGGTCGGTCGACCAGAACGCCCTGCACGTGGTCGCCGAGGCCATGTACGGCTCGCCGATCATGGTTCCCGTCTCCGATGTCGACAACTGTGACTACTTCCTGATCGTCGGCGCCAATCCGGCGGTGAGCGCGTGGAACTGGGTTGAGTCGGTCCCCGACGGCTGGCGGCGCGCGCTACGCCGCCAGCGGGCCGGGGCCACGATCGTCGTCGTCGATCCGATACGCACCGAGACCGCCGACCGGGCCGACATCCACCTGGCGGTGCGGCCTGGTCAGGATTGGGCGCTGCTGCTGGCCATGGTGAAGATCATCCTGGACGAGGGGCTCGAACACCGCGGCGACTGCACCGAGCTGGCCACCGGGGTGCCGCGGCTGCGCGAGCTGGTGGCCGCCGCCGACCTTGACGACCTCGCCGCGCGGTGCGATGTCCCCAGAACCCAGATCGAGCGGGTGGCACGTGGTTTCGCCACCGCCCGCACCGCGATGGCGGTGACCCGCACGGGGGTGTCACTGCATGCGACGGGCACCGTCGGTGAGTGGCTCGGCCACGTCCTCAACGTGATCACCGGGCGCATGGACCGTCCCGGTGGCCGGCGTTTCGAACGCGGTTATGTCGACGCTCAACGGCTCACCGCCCTGGTCAAGCCCCCGGCCCACCGCAGCCGGGTGCACGGCCGCCCGATGGTCGCCGGTGCGCACGCCCTGGCCGAGTTGCCGGACGAGATCACCACACCCGGCCCGGGCCGGATCCGCGCGCTGGTGATCAACAGTGGCAATCCGGTGGTTTCCGGCCCGGACGGCGCCCGGCTCGACGCCGCACTGGCACAACTCGACCTGCTGGTCGCCATCGATCTCGTCCAGCGGGAGAGCCACCGCCACGCGCACTGGCTGCTGCCGGCGGTGCACTGGCTGGAACGCGACGATCTGCTCGC contains:
- a CDS encoding molybdopterin-containing oxidoreductase family protein, with translation MTTVHTFCRYCLAACGVEVTVEDNRVVNISADRANPHTWHDFCAKGRTAHQVVEHPRRILAPMRRVGDRYVEADWDEAITDIATRLNALIDADGPDAIGLYYGNPTGYSTSNLIFMNAWLDAVGTNNRYAVGSVDQNALHVVAEAMYGSPIMVPVSDVDNCDYFLIVGANPAVSAWNWVESVPDGWRRALRRQRAGATIVVVDPIRTETADRADIHLAVRPGQDWALLLAMVKIILDEGLEHRGDCTELATGVPRLRELVAAADLDDLAARCDVPRTQIERVARGFATARTAMAVTRTGVSLHATGTVGEWLGHVLNVITGRMDRPGGRRFERGYVDAQRLTALVKPPAHRSRVHGRPMVAGAHALAELPDEITTPGPGRIRALVINSGNPVVSGPDGARLDAALAQLDLLVAIDLVQRESHRHAHWLLPAVHWLERDDLLALTSGMHDEPYAQYGVRAVDPPPRAREEWRIFVDLALAMGRPLFGVRGINEFVTATRWLALRTGRPGVAFGPHWLDRLMVATSRKINGHRLTWRDLREHPHGLVLGPREFGHFRSALRTPDKKVHTAPPEFIARVRELLAEPHPQAPPGYPFVLGNRRRRHSMNSWLNELPDLHPGGRQNTAILHPDDAATLGIADGDRVRLSSPVGVVEAEANLSDRPRRGLVILDHGWGSRVFDPSGHHPPQSYGVNRNLLVDASIDPLSQTSTLGTANVAIERSGA